In Glycine soja cultivar W05 chromosome 10, ASM419377v2, whole genome shotgun sequence, the genomic stretch TGAGCTTAACTAGTACTCTCTTCATCTCAAAATAAGTGTTATTTTagctagacaaaaaaaaaagttaataaatagatgaaagataataataattttataaaattaatcttattaaatggataaaagagaatagtattaatattagattaaaaactaaaatgatatttattaagaatatgGGTGGGTTAAAAAAACCCAAATGTGACACTTATttggaataatttttatttcccAAAGGCGAGTGTCCTCTCGGAACAGATGGAGTAAAATACAAATAGCTAGCAGTTGAATAAAGAGCAGAAAGCATGATGAACATATAGTAATTTTGAGTAGAGTAAAATTATGGAGATTAATAAAAGTTATTATACCTGGGAATTCCAACTGTTTATGCATTTTGTGATCTGGGTACATAAGGGCAAGGCCAATTTACGATACTGGTCAGGGTCTAAATTCTCGACCAGATCTTCCAATTCCCCAATTAGCAAGATTTCTTTTTGACAGTTTGTGACAGGCCAGTACTTCAAAATTCCTCTAACAACAACTCCTCCAAGCATAGGCTCCTTCTGCACAAATTGTGACACGCAATAAGCCAATTGCCTATGGTACACTTGCATCCCCTTTGTCTTGTGTAGAGGAATAAGCACTCTCATGAGGAACAGCTTGTGCTCTTCCTTGAGTGGCACGGTAAAGCCATTGATTATGGTTCCCCATATCTCAAGCAAGTCCCCAATCCCCGGATGCTTCTCTGTCTCAAACACATAGTTCAAGAGCACCTCGGTCATCCATTTCCTCATCAAGGAACGATCAGCGATGAACTTCGAGTATATCTTGTGATACACGTTTTTCAAACTCTCACGCTCCCTTGGATCCTCAGACTGAAAAAGTGCTTGGAGATTGCGGAGGAAACAATGATTCATATGTTCTCTCAGTACTTTTTGGTCTGTGCTGTTAACAAGCTTCAGAAGTATCTCATAAACTATTTGGAGATGTGACCAAAGGGGTGAAAATATAGAGATGGGGTCTTCTTCTTCTGGCAATTCTGTGATGGAATTAGAAGTAGGGTTGGAAGGTGGAGGGAGTGGCCTGAAGAGGTTTGCTGAGATCATGGCCACTAGAGGCCCCAAAACTTTTTCATGCACTGGCTTCTTGGAGGACTTCAATATGGAGACTAGTCTTGTGAGTTGAAGCCTCTTTGAGTCTCTTTGTGCAGGAGATTCTGAAGGGTcagagaaggtgaaaacaaagGTGCAGTAAGAAATGGCGGAGAGAAGTTCTTCATTTCCTGAAGGAGAAGATGGGATGATGAAATGAGGACTCTCCTGCAGAAACATTTCATGGAGTGTTTTTGGGTTTTTCTTTGGGCTGCTTGTTGATGATGGTGTTGGTGACACTTTCTGGCtcaacatgtttttctttttccctttgtttcttctttcacTACAAGAAATTTCGCTGTTAGCGAGGAACCAAACCTGCTTTTTTCTCCCGTGGCTATATTTTTTCCATCATAGAGCTAAAGTG encodes the following:
- the LOC114370594 gene encoding serine/threonine protein phosphatase 2A 57 kDa regulatory subunit B' beta isoform-like, translating into MLSQKVSPTPSSTSSPKKNPKTLHEMFLQESPHFIIPSSPSGNEELLSAISYCTFVFTFSDPSESPAQRDSKRLQLTRLVSILKSSKKPVHEKVLGPLVAMISANLFRPLPPPSNPTSNSITELPEEEDPISIFSPLWSHLQIVYEILLKLVNSTDQKVLREHMNHCFLRNLQALFQSEDPRERESLKNVYHKIYSKFIADRSLMRKWMTEVLLNYVFETEKHPGIGDLLEIWGTIINGFTVPLKEEHKLFLMRVLIPLHKTKGMQVYHRQLAYCVSQFVQKEPMLGGVVVRGILKYWPVTNCQKEILLIGELEDLVENLDPDQYRKLALPLCTQITKCINSWNSQVAERALYVWNNEQFVKMALIGTVEVFTVIVEGMEKNLKWHWSKSVRQLTESVKVMLEEMEPDLYSKGLMDMEAKESVAHQEDIKRKKRWERIELEAAKNQFLNPRYIRVSY